In Longimicrobium sp., the following are encoded in one genomic region:
- the thiL gene encoding thiamine-phosphate kinase: MRERPPNTPGPRLAPGPEFDLIRGFLANGPAEGARADVRVAPGDDCAVVAAEGVALSTDMSVEGVHFRRDWLTPHEIGWRAAAAALSDLAAVAARPIGILVSLAVPTEDAGEFAQQLMAGCREAAESVGGLLLGGDTTRSPGPVVVDVTVVGEAPRPVLRSGAAHGHEVWVTGELGGAAACVAALEAGKQPRPGARARFARPLPRIREALWLLGRGVPSAMIDLSDGLAGDAAHLSASSGVAILLVPELLPVHPAARARSPETTVRAGLHGGEDYELCFTAPVGAVQPHVDAFVRAFGVPLSCVGRVGGGAGVWFVDAEGHRTPVQGGGWQHFRDGA; this comes from the coding sequence ATGCGCGAACGTCCGCCCAACACCCCCGGCCCCCGCCTTGCGCCCGGCCCCGAGTTCGACCTGATCCGCGGCTTTCTCGCGAACGGGCCGGCCGAGGGGGCGCGAGCCGACGTGCGCGTGGCGCCCGGCGACGACTGCGCCGTCGTGGCCGCCGAGGGGGTGGCGCTCTCCACCGACATGAGCGTGGAGGGGGTGCACTTCCGCCGCGACTGGCTGACCCCCCACGAAATCGGCTGGCGTGCGGCGGCGGCGGCGCTCAGCGACCTGGCGGCGGTGGCGGCGCGGCCCATCGGCATCCTGGTGTCGCTCGCGGTGCCAACGGAGGACGCGGGCGAGTTCGCCCAGCAGCTGATGGCGGGGTGCCGCGAGGCGGCGGAGTCCGTCGGCGGGCTGCTGCTGGGGGGAGACACCACCCGGTCGCCCGGGCCGGTGGTGGTGGACGTCACCGTCGTCGGCGAGGCGCCGCGTCCCGTGCTGCGCTCCGGGGCCGCGCACGGGCACGAGGTGTGGGTCACCGGCGAACTGGGCGGCGCCGCGGCGTGCGTGGCGGCGCTGGAGGCAGGAAAGCAGCCCAGGCCCGGCGCGCGCGCCCGCTTCGCGCGTCCGCTGCCGCGCATCCGTGAGGCCCTGTGGCTGCTGGGCCGCGGTGTGCCCTCCGCCATGATCGACCTTTCCGATGGCCTCGCGGGCGACGCCGCGCACCTCTCGGCCTCCAGCGGCGTGGCCATCCTCCTGGTTCCCGAGCTGCTTCCCGTGCACCCCGCCGCCCGCGCTCGCTCGCCGGAAACCACGGTGCGCGCGGGCCTTCACGGCGGTGAAGACTACGAGCTCTGCTTCACCGCGCCCGTCGGTGCCGTGCAGCCCCACGTGGACGCGTTCGTGCGGGCTTTCGGGGTGCCGCTAAGTTGCGTCGGGCGCGTGGGCGGGGGCGCCGGCGTCTGGTTCGTGGACGCCGAGGGGCACCGGACGCCCGTGCAGGGCGGGGGATGGCAGCACTTCCGCGACGGCGCCTGA
- a CDS encoding chemotaxis protein CheB: MTSPLIGYRIVVVGASAGGLHALRTLVSALPEDFDVPVVVVQHRAKESELLCELLQECSPMPVYEVTDKQEIGPGVFVGPPDYHLLLDRDGYFSLSTDEPVRYSRPSIDVMFESAADVYGMDTVGVVLTGANQDGAAGLRRIADAGGHCVVQDPETSEVRVMPRFAVRAVPDACVLPLEEIGPHLASIRGRRVPRCRSAA; this comes from the coding sequence GTGACCTCGCCGCTCATCGGGTACCGCATCGTCGTCGTGGGCGCCTCGGCCGGCGGGCTTCACGCGCTGCGCACCCTGGTATCGGCGCTGCCGGAAGACTTCGACGTTCCCGTGGTCGTCGTGCAGCACCGGGCCAAGGAGTCGGAGCTGCTGTGCGAGCTCCTGCAGGAGTGCTCGCCCATGCCCGTGTACGAGGTGACCGACAAGCAGGAGATCGGGCCGGGGGTGTTCGTGGGCCCTCCCGACTACCATCTTCTCCTGGACCGCGACGGATATTTTTCGCTTTCCACCGACGAGCCGGTGCGCTACAGCCGCCCCTCCATCGACGTGATGTTCGAATCGGCCGCCGACGTGTACGGGATGGACACGGTGGGCGTGGTGCTGACCGGGGCCAACCAGGACGGGGCCGCGGGGCTGCGCCGCATTGCCGACGCCGGGGGCCACTGCGTGGTGCAGGACCCCGAAACGTCGGAGGTGCGGGTGATGCCCCGCTTTGCCGTGCGCGCCGTTCCCGACGCCTGCGTGCTCCCGCTGGAAGAGATCGGCCCGCACCTGGCCTCCATCCGCGGCCGCCGCGTTCCCCGCTGCCGCTCGGCCGCATGA
- the moaC gene encoding cyclic pyranopterin monophosphate synthase MoaC has translation MSDDPGFTHLDPQGRPRMVDVGQKAPTQRVATAEGVIRMSPDTLAAIVEGRTAKGNVLVIAQLAGIMGAKRTADLVPLCHPLPLDSVEVEVAPDPSLPGLRVTATARVEARTGVEMEALTAVSCALLTAYDMCKARDRGMVIEGVRLLRKEGGRSGIWTAPDGG, from the coding sequence ATGAGTGACGATCCCGGCTTCACCCACCTGGACCCGCAGGGCCGTCCCCGCATGGTGGACGTAGGCCAAAAGGCGCCCACGCAACGGGTTGCGACCGCGGAAGGAGTCATCCGCATGTCGCCCGACACCCTCGCGGCCATCGTCGAAGGGCGCACCGCGAAGGGAAACGTGCTCGTGATTGCCCAATTGGCGGGCATCATGGGCGCAAAACGCACCGCCGACCTGGTGCCCCTGTGCCACCCCCTTCCCCTCGATTCGGTGGAGGTGGAGGTGGCGCCCGACCCCTCGCTCCCGGGGCTGCGGGTGACCGCGACGGCGCGGGTGGAGGCGCGGACGGGAGTGGAGATGGAGGCGCTCACGGCCGTATCGTGCGCCCTGCTCACCGCTTACGACATGTGCAAGGCGCGGGACCGCGGAATGGTCATCGAGGGCGTGCGGCTGCTCCGCAAGGAGGGGGGCCGCAGCGGAATCTGGACCGCCCCGGACGGGGGCTGA
- a CDS encoding response regulator, protein HRARLGGATGSWAAGVDAVNALVADTVHPTTEMARVIGAVARGDLGQTMNLDADDRPLRGEFLRIAKVVNTMVDQLNGFAGEVTRVAREVGTEGKLGGQAKVKGVAGTWKDLTDNVNQMAANLTGQVRNIAEVTTAVARGDLSKKITVDVKGEMLELKNTINTMTDQLNSFASEVTRVAKEVGTEGKLGGQARVEGVSGLWRDLTDNVNQLAGNLTVQLRDVSAVATAIADGDLTRKITVEAAGEILQIKEVINAMVDRLSIFGDEVTRVAREVGTEGKLGGQAEVPGAAGTWRALTENVNAMANSLTAQVRAIKDVATAVTEGDLTRTVTVEAKGELDELKRSVNQMIANLKETTERNQEQDWLKTNLAKFSRMMQGQRDLESVSRLIMSDLTPLVGAHHGAFFIAEGEGSKDFLLRLIASYAYKARKSVSNRFRPGEGLVGQAALEKKPILLTGVPDDYITISSGLGEAPPRNIMVLPILFEGEVKAVIELASFLPFSQIHQVFLDQLTESVGVVLNMITANMRTEELLQQSQNLTQELQSQSQELQAQQEELRRTNVELEAQAKTLKASEEALRDQQEELQQVNEELEEKAALLAEQNRKVEQKNREVEAARAELEEKAQQLALSSKYKSEFLANMSHELRTPLNSLLILAKLLADNKDGNLSPKQVEYAQTILASGTDLLNLINDVLDLSKVEAGKMDINPGDVLLADISNYAERSFGPQAEQKGVELRIEIDTELPPAVYTDGQRLQQVLKNLLSNAFKFTHEGSITLGMRKADKGRRYANQMLNDADVVVAFSVADTGIGIAADKQRLIFEAFQQADGTTSRKYGGTGLGLSISREIARLLGGEIRVESAEGRGSTFTLFLPLRWPGDPDGRGGGSESPVVFGSGAGAGPAMIEAQRRNEAASALQEDRRRYPRDPSQAGIHDDRASIQPGDRVVLVVENDPHFARILLDMAREKGYKVLVAMDGETGLELVQEYRPDAVTLDIDLPGIDGWTVLDRLKHSPETRHIPVHIVSGVGQRQRGLRNGAVNYLEKPISKEALDGAFDRINNLLSDGTKRLLVVEDDETQRQSIIELIGDDDVEIVAVSSAEEAVDRLRETRFDCMVLDLGLHGEDGFELLERVKGTPEMQDLPIIIYTGKDLSPQEETRLRRYAESIIIKDAKSPERLLDETALFLHRVESSLPDEKRRMLEQLHKTDSVFGGKKIMVVDDDVRNIFSLTSVLEQQGMNVIFAENGRDAIELLKAQPDVDLVLMDVMMPEMDGYETTRAIRGMPEFGSLPIISLTAKAMKGDREKSIAAGASDYITKPVDVDQLLSLMRVWLYR, encoded by the coding sequence GACCTCGGCCAAACCATGAACCTCGACGCCGACGACCGGCCGCTGCGCGGCGAGTTCCTGCGCATCGCCAAGGTGGTGAACACCATGGTGGACCAGCTGAACGGGTTCGCCGGGGAAGTGACCCGAGTGGCGCGCGAAGTGGGCACCGAGGGCAAGCTGGGCGGGCAGGCCAAGGTGAAGGGCGTGGCCGGCACCTGGAAGGACCTGACCGACAACGTGAACCAGATGGCCGCCAACCTGACCGGTCAGGTGCGGAACATCGCTGAAGTGACCACCGCCGTGGCCCGCGGCGACCTCTCCAAGAAGATCACGGTGGACGTGAAGGGAGAGATGCTCGAGCTGAAGAACACCATCAACACCATGACCGACCAGCTGAACTCGTTCGCGAGCGAAGTGACGCGGGTCGCCAAGGAGGTGGGCACGGAAGGCAAGCTCGGCGGCCAGGCCCGCGTCGAAGGCGTGTCCGGCCTGTGGCGGGACCTGACCGACAACGTGAACCAGCTGGCCGGCAACCTGACCGTCCAGCTGCGCGACGTGAGCGCCGTGGCGACGGCGATCGCGGACGGCGACCTGACGCGCAAGATCACGGTCGAGGCCGCCGGCGAGATCCTCCAGATCAAGGAGGTGATCAACGCGATGGTCGACCGGCTCTCCATCTTCGGCGACGAAGTGACGCGCGTGGCCCGCGAGGTGGGCACCGAGGGCAAGCTGGGAGGCCAGGCCGAGGTGCCCGGCGCGGCCGGCACCTGGCGGGCGCTGACCGAGAACGTGAACGCCATGGCCAACTCGCTGACCGCCCAGGTGCGCGCCATCAAGGACGTGGCGACGGCGGTGACCGAGGGCGACCTGACGCGGACGGTGACCGTCGAGGCCAAGGGCGAGCTGGACGAGCTGAAGCGCTCGGTCAACCAGATGATCGCCAACCTCAAGGAAACCACGGAGCGCAACCAGGAGCAGGACTGGCTGAAGACCAACCTGGCCAAGTTCAGCCGCATGATGCAGGGGCAGCGCGACCTGGAAAGCGTGTCGCGCCTGATCATGTCGGACCTCACGCCCCTCGTGGGCGCGCACCACGGCGCCTTCTTCATCGCCGAGGGCGAGGGGAGCAAGGACTTCCTCCTTCGCCTGATCGCCAGCTACGCGTACAAGGCGCGCAAGAGCGTCAGCAACCGCTTCCGCCCCGGCGAGGGGCTGGTGGGCCAGGCCGCGCTGGAAAAGAAGCCCATCCTGCTGACGGGCGTTCCCGACGACTACATCACCATCTCGTCGGGGCTGGGCGAGGCGCCGCCCCGCAACATCATGGTCCTTCCCATCCTCTTCGAGGGCGAGGTGAAGGCGGTGATCGAGCTGGCCAGCTTCCTTCCGTTCAGCCAGATCCACCAGGTGTTCCTGGACCAGCTGACGGAAAGCGTGGGCGTGGTGCTCAACATGATCACCGCCAACATGCGCACCGAAGAGCTTCTGCAGCAGTCGCAGAACCTCACCCAGGAGCTGCAGAGCCAGTCGCAGGAGCTGCAGGCCCAGCAGGAAGAGCTGCGGCGGACGAACGTGGAGCTCGAGGCGCAGGCAAAGACGCTCAAGGCCTCGGAAGAAGCCCTGCGCGACCAGCAGGAAGAGCTTCAGCAGGTGAACGAGGAGCTCGAGGAAAAGGCGGCGCTGCTGGCCGAGCAGAACCGCAAGGTCGAGCAGAAGAACCGCGAGGTCGAGGCGGCGCGCGCCGAGCTGGAGGAAAAGGCGCAGCAGCTGGCCCTTTCGTCCAAGTACAAGAGCGAGTTCCTGGCCAACATGAGCCACGAGCTGCGGACGCCGCTGAACTCGCTGCTCATCCTGGCCAAGCTCCTGGCCGACAACAAGGACGGCAACCTGTCGCCCAAGCAGGTGGAGTACGCACAGACCATCCTGGCGTCGGGCACCGACCTGCTCAACCTGATCAACGACGTGCTCGACCTGTCCAAGGTCGAGGCCGGGAAGATGGACATCAACCCGGGCGACGTGCTGCTGGCCGACATCAGCAACTACGCCGAGCGCTCGTTCGGGCCCCAGGCGGAGCAGAAGGGGGTGGAGCTCAGGATCGAGATCGACACCGAGCTTCCGCCGGCCGTGTACACCGACGGCCAGCGGCTTCAGCAGGTGCTGAAGAACCTGCTCTCCAACGCCTTCAAGTTCACGCACGAGGGAAGCATCACCCTGGGGATGCGCAAGGCCGACAAGGGCCGGCGCTACGCCAACCAGATGCTGAACGACGCCGACGTGGTGGTGGCGTTCTCGGTGGCCGACACCGGCATCGGCATCGCCGCCGACAAGCAGCGGCTGATCTTCGAGGCCTTCCAGCAGGCCGACGGCACCACCAGCCGCAAGTACGGCGGCACGGGGCTGGGTCTTTCCATCAGCCGCGAGATCGCGCGGCTGCTGGGCGGCGAGATCCGGGTGGAAAGCGCCGAGGGCCGGGGGAGCACCTTCACCCTGTTCCTGCCGCTGCGCTGGCCGGGCGACCCCGATGGCCGCGGCGGCGGCAGCGAGTCGCCGGTGGTCTTCGGGTCCGGCGCGGGCGCCGGGCCGGCCATGATCGAGGCGCAGCGCCGCAACGAGGCCGCGTCTGCGCTGCAGGAAGACCGGCGGCGCTACCCGCGCGACCCCAGCCAGGCGGGGATCCACGACGATCGCGCCAGCATCCAGCCGGGCGACCGGGTGGTGCTGGTGGTGGAGAACGACCCGCACTTCGCGCGCATCCTGCTCGACATGGCGCGCGAAAAGGGGTACAAGGTGCTCGTAGCCATGGACGGCGAAACGGGGCTGGAGCTGGTGCAGGAGTACCGGCCCGACGCCGTGACGCTGGACATCGACCTTCCGGGAATCGACGGGTGGACGGTGCTGGACCGCCTGAAGCACTCGCCCGAGACGCGGCACATTCCCGTGCACATCGTGTCGGGCGTGGGGCAGCGGCAGCGCGGCCTGCGCAACGGCGCGGTGAACTACCTGGAAAAGCCCATCAGCAAGGAGGCGCTGGACGGCGCGTTCGACCGCATCAACAACCTGCTGTCGGATGGAACGAAGCGCCTCCTGGTGGTGGAGGACGACGAGACGCAGCGGCAGAGCATCATCGAGCTGATCGGCGACGACGACGTGGAGATCGTGGCGGTCAGCAGCGCCGAGGAGGCGGTGGACCGGCTGCGCGAAACGCGGTTCGACTGCATGGTGCTGGACCTGGGGCTGCACGGCGAGGACGGCTTCGAGCTGCTCGAGCGGGTGAAGGGCACCCCCGAGATGCAGGACCTGCCCATCATCATCTACACCGGCAAGGACCTGAGCCCGCAGGAGGAAACGCGCCTGCGCCGCTACGCCGAAAGCATCATCATCAAGGACGCCAAGAGCCCCGAGCGGCTGCTGGACGAAACCGCGCTCTTCCTGCACCGGGTGGAAAGCAGCCTCCCCGACGAGAAGCGCCGGATGCTGGAGCAGCTGCACAAGACCGATTCGGTGTTCGGCGGCAAGAAGATCATGGTGGTGGACGACGACGTGCGGAACATCTTTTCGCTGACGTCGGTGCTGGAGCAGCAGGGGATGAACGTGATCTTCGCCGAGAACGGCCGCGACGCCATCGAGCTGCTGAAGGCGCAGCCCGACGTGGACCTGGTGCTGATGGACGTGATGATGCCCGAGATGGACGGGTACGAAACCACCCGCGCCATCCGGGGGATGCCGGAGTTCGGCAGCCTGCCCATCATCTCGCTGACGGCCAAGGCCATGAAGGGCGACCGCGAGAAGTCCATCGCGGCCGGCGCGTCGGACTACATCACCAAGCCGGTGGACGTGGACCAGCTGCTTTCGCTGATGCGCGTCTGGCTGTACCGCTGA
- a CDS encoding lysophospholipid acyltransferase family protein has product MAALPRRRLMGIVRALWMVFWMTIATFSYGGMAIILALFGVRGHLFVAWSRQWARIALWSSESRAVAHGMENVKPGEPFILVANHVSWFDVFAIAVLLKVDFHFVAKKELERVPVFGLAWKAAGHISIDRSNRERAVESLRVAGQQMREQRSVVIIFAEGTRSRTGRLQPFKKGAFVLAHESGIPIIPTVVTGSYDIMRPDTFSVRPATIHVYFEPPVTVRPGEDLEALTERVRAVFVERLAETESMPPLEAGREEVSGSARRAS; this is encoded by the coding sequence ATGGCAGCACTTCCGCGACGGCGCCTGATGGGGATCGTCCGGGCGCTCTGGATGGTGTTCTGGATGACGATCGCCACCTTCAGCTACGGGGGGATGGCGATCATCCTGGCGCTGTTCGGGGTGCGAGGCCACTTGTTCGTCGCGTGGTCGCGGCAGTGGGCGCGGATTGCGCTGTGGTCCAGCGAGTCGCGGGCGGTGGCGCACGGGATGGAGAACGTGAAGCCGGGGGAGCCTTTCATCCTCGTCGCCAATCACGTGTCCTGGTTCGACGTCTTCGCCATTGCCGTGCTGCTGAAGGTGGATTTTCACTTCGTCGCCAAGAAGGAGCTGGAGCGGGTGCCCGTGTTCGGCCTGGCGTGGAAGGCCGCGGGGCACATCTCCATCGACCGCAGCAACCGCGAACGCGCGGTGGAAAGCCTGCGCGTCGCCGGGCAGCAGATGCGGGAGCAGCGAAGCGTGGTGATCATCTTCGCGGAAGGGACGCGCTCGCGCACGGGGCGCCTGCAGCCGTTCAAGAAGGGGGCGTTCGTCCTGGCGCACGAGTCAGGCATCCCCATCATTCCCACGGTGGTGACGGGCAGCTACGACATCATGCGCCCCGATACCTTTTCCGTGCGCCCGGCTACCATCCACGTCTACTTCGAGCCGCCGGTGACGGTGCGCCCCGGCGAAGACCTGGAGGCGCTCACGGAGCGTGTGCGCGCCGTGTTCGTGGAGCGCCTCGCCGAGACCGAGTCGATGCCGCCGCTGGAAGCCGGGCGAGAAGAAGTTTCCGGGTCCGCCCGCCGCGCATCGTGA
- a CDS encoding protein-glutamate O-methyltransferase CheR — MAQAPKAQLPDTPAAYDRDLERIEVELLLEAVYRHYGFDFRSYAYSSLKRRVWKRIHQEGLNTITQLADRVLHDPAMMEKLLLDLSINVTAMFRDPGFYAAFREKVVPTLRTYPFIRIWHAGCSTGEEVFSMAILLEEEGLYDRARIYATDINEVVLQRARAGIFPLDKMQEYTQNYLKAGGKRSFSEYYTAMYDGALFNAALTRNVVFSQHNLVTDGSFSEFNVIVCRNVMIYFDRKLQNRVHGLFYESLGRFGALALGNKETLRFTEFEDRYEVVDTREKIYRRLA, encoded by the coding sequence GTGGCGCAGGCACCCAAGGCACAGCTGCCCGACACACCCGCGGCGTACGACCGCGACCTGGAGCGCATCGAGGTGGAGCTGCTCCTGGAAGCCGTGTACCGGCACTACGGATTCGACTTTCGCAGCTACGCGTACTCGTCGCTCAAGCGGCGCGTGTGGAAGCGCATTCACCAGGAGGGACTGAACACCATCACCCAGCTGGCCGACCGGGTGCTGCACGACCCGGCGATGATGGAAAAGCTGCTGCTGGACCTTTCCATCAACGTCACGGCCATGTTCCGCGACCCGGGCTTCTACGCGGCCTTCCGCGAAAAGGTGGTGCCCACGCTGCGGACGTACCCGTTCATCCGCATCTGGCACGCCGGGTGCTCCACGGGCGAGGAAGTGTTCTCCATGGCCATCCTCCTGGAAGAGGAGGGGCTGTACGACCGGGCCCGCATCTACGCCACCGACATCAACGAGGTGGTGCTGCAGCGGGCGCGCGCGGGCATCTTTCCACTCGACAAGATGCAGGAGTACACGCAGAACTATTTGAAGGCGGGGGGCAAGCGGTCGTTCTCGGAGTACTACACCGCGATGTACGACGGGGCGCTGTTCAACGCCGCGCTCACGCGCAACGTGGTGTTTTCGCAGCACAACCTGGTCACCGACGGCTCCTTCTCGGAGTTCAACGTGATCGTGTGCCGCAACGTGATGATCTACTTCGACCGCAAGCTGCAGAACCGCGTGCACGGCCTGTTCTACGAAAGCCTGGGGCGATTCGGCGCGCTGGCGCTGGGCAACAAGGAAACGCTGCGGTTCACGGAGTTCGAAGACCGGTACGAGGTGGTGGACACCCGCGAAAAGATCTACCGGAGGCTGGCGTGA
- a CDS encoding ATP-binding protein — MTQAAEAVAGSRARILMVDDRPENLMALEAIMEPLGHEMVRANSGEEALRHVLLHDFAVILLDVQMPGINGFETAQLIKSRERSRSTPIIFLTAISKDEQYVFTGYSVGAVDYLSKPFNPDVLRSKVAVFIDLYLKTEQLKDQEKRLRESEVRELELAHRARLLESEARMAEIVGSALEAILTFDDDRRITLFNSAAERTFGRPAADAMGLPFDELLSPAFRGVALEEMCAAAATRAASVLEGKPPEDDDALHEHALEGMRANGEVFPLEGSISCLQLDSERVYTVIARDVTERKRAEEALRKQAAELKSLNRQLQARQRELENAMASRSRFYASMSHELRTPINAILGYSSLLLDSIYGPLNPEQSRGIERAHAAAKHLLELVNDILDLSKIEAGKVDIEVQPAPFPSLVQDLFVTVRPLADEHGSELTLESDGDAVITTDARRVRQILLNLLSNAIKFGDGKPITVRCHKREDGGMEVDVIDRGRGIEPQDLDRIFDEFVQLADPDQQVGTGLGLPISRRLAVLLGGTLTVESTVGDGSAFRLCLPPKLDMRLISGEGLPLPTATTDPPQPAAVEAMDDDAPVDEEPTGDEPAGGEQAGGAPGDDGAPSDDSEPAASGAPAEDGADEEVPADADESSPAPLAS; from the coding sequence ATGACACAGGCAGCCGAGGCAGTGGCGGGCTCGCGTGCCCGCATTCTGATGGTGGACGATCGCCCCGAGAACCTGATGGCGCTGGAGGCCATCATGGAGCCGTTGGGGCACGAGATGGTGCGCGCCAACTCCGGCGAAGAGGCGCTGCGGCACGTGCTGCTTCACGACTTCGCGGTGATCCTGCTCGACGTGCAGATGCCGGGGATCAACGGCTTCGAGACGGCGCAGCTGATCAAGTCGCGCGAGCGTTCGCGCTCCACGCCCATCATCTTCCTCACCGCCATCAGCAAGGACGAGCAGTACGTCTTCACGGGGTATTCGGTGGGCGCGGTGGACTACCTGTCCAAGCCCTTCAACCCCGACGTGCTGCGCAGCAAGGTGGCCGTCTTCATCGACCTGTACCTGAAGACGGAGCAGCTGAAGGACCAGGAGAAGCGGCTTCGCGAGAGCGAGGTGCGCGAGCTGGAGCTGGCGCACCGGGCGCGGCTGCTGGAGTCGGAGGCGCGCATGGCCGAGATCGTGGGGTCGGCGCTGGAGGCCATCCTCACCTTCGACGACGACCGCCGCATCACCCTGTTCAACTCCGCCGCCGAGCGCACCTTCGGCCGCCCCGCGGCCGACGCCATGGGCCTGCCCTTCGACGAGCTGCTGAGCCCCGCCTTCCGCGGGGTGGCGCTGGAGGAGATGTGCGCCGCCGCGGCGACCCGGGCCGCGTCGGTGCTCGAGGGCAAGCCTCCGGAAGACGACGACGCCCTTCACGAGCACGCCCTCGAGGGGATGCGCGCGAACGGCGAAGTGTTTCCGCTGGAGGGCTCCATCTCGTGCCTGCAGCTGGACAGCGAGCGGGTGTACACCGTCATCGCCCGCGACGTCACCGAGCGCAAGCGCGCCGAAGAGGCGCTCCGCAAGCAGGCGGCCGAGCTCAAGTCGCTGAACCGGCAGCTGCAGGCGCGCCAGCGCGAGCTGGAAAACGCCATGGCCTCGCGCAGCCGGTTCTACGCCTCCATGAGCCACGAGCTGCGCACGCCCATCAACGCCATCCTGGGCTACAGCTCGCTGCTGCTCGACAGCATCTACGGCCCGCTCAACCCCGAGCAGTCCCGCGGCATCGAGCGCGCGCACGCGGCCGCCAAGCACCTGCTGGAGCTGGTCAACGACATCCTCGACCTTTCCAAGATCGAGGCGGGCAAGGTGGACATCGAGGTGCAGCCCGCGCCGTTCCCTTCCCTCGTGCAGGACCTGTTCGTCACCGTGCGCCCCCTGGCCGACGAGCACGGCTCGGAGCTCACGCTGGAGTCCGATGGCGACGCGGTGATCACCACCGACGCGCGGCGGGTGCGGCAGATCCTGCTGAACCTGCTTTCCAACGCCATCAAGTTCGGCGACGGCAAGCCCATCACCGTGCGCTGCCACAAGCGCGAGGACGGCGGGATGGAGGTCGACGTCATCGACCGGGGCCGGGGGATCGAGCCGCAGGACCTCGACCGCATCTTCGACGAGTTCGTGCAGCTGGCCGATCCCGACCAGCAGGTGGGCACCGGGCTGGGGCTGCCCATCTCGCGCCGCCTGGCGGTGCTGCTGGGGGGAACGCTGACGGTGGAGTCCACCGTGGGCGATGGAAGCGCCTTCCGGCTGTGCCTGCCGCCCAAGCTGGACATGCGCCTGATTTCGGGAGAGGGCCTGCCCCTCCCCACCGCCACCACCGACCCGCCACAGCCGGCAGCCGTCGAAGCGATGGACGACGATGCGCCTGTCGACGAGGAGCCGACCGGCGATGAGCCTGCCGGTGGTGAACAGGCCGGCGGCGCACCGGGTGATGACGGTGCGCCTTCCGACGACAGCGAACCGGCCGCGTCCGGTGCACCGGCTGAAGACGGGGCCGACGAGGAGGTTCCGGCCGACGCAGACGAGTCCAGCCCCGCCCCACTGGCGAGTTGA
- a CDS encoding transglycosylase SLT domain-containing protein, giving the protein MHSIILKLQAEVEARKAPRLELTAAARTALTGVALFLCAFLLGVRAADGRVAVPFASGFAASAPEGVIELQQVEIDRLKRIHEKSARFGIPADLAERIEDIALAEGIEPEVAFGLVRAESEFNRRAVSPVGAVGLTQLMPSTARYFKAGVNRNDLFDRDTNLRIGFRYLATLVKKYDGNLQLALLAYNRGPERVDGLLRQGADPNNGYVEMVLGKDRK; this is encoded by the coding sequence ATGCATTCAATCATCCTCAAGCTGCAGGCCGAAGTCGAGGCCCGCAAAGCGCCGCGGCTTGAATTGACCGCCGCCGCGCGCACCGCCCTTACCGGGGTGGCGCTGTTCCTGTGCGCGTTCCTGCTGGGCGTGCGGGCCGCGGACGGGCGCGTCGCCGTGCCGTTCGCCAGCGGCTTTGCGGCCTCCGCCCCCGAGGGCGTCATCGAGCTTCAGCAGGTGGAGATCGACCGCCTGAAGCGCATCCACGAAAAGTCTGCGCGGTTCGGCATTCCCGCGGATCTCGCCGAGCGCATCGAGGACATCGCCCTGGCCGAGGGGATCGAGCCCGAGGTGGCGTTCGGTCTGGTGCGCGCCGAGAGCGAGTTCAACCGGCGCGCCGTCAGCCCGGTGGGCGCGGTGGGGCTCACGCAGCTGATGCCTTCGACGGCCCGCTACTTCAAGGCCGGCGTGAACCGCAACGACCTGTTCGACCGCGACACAAACCTGCGCATCGGCTTCCGCTACCTGGCCACGTTGGTCAAGAAGTACGACGGAAACCTGCAGCTGGCCCTGCTGGCCTACAACCGCGGCCCCGAGCGCGTGGACGGCCTGCTGCGCCAGGGCGCGGACCCGAACAACGGGTATGTGGAGATGGTGCTGGGCAAGGACAGGAAGTAA